The following are from one region of the Candidatus Cloacimonadota bacterium genome:
- the rpmE gene encoding 50S ribosomal protein L31, translating to MKQGIHPKYEEVMVRCACGNEFKTRSTKGNLQVDICNVCHPFYTGKQKIIDTAGRVEKFNKKYNVKSDK from the coding sequence ATGAAACAGGGAATACACCCCAAATACGAAGAGGTAATGGTACGTTGCGCCTGTGGAAATGAATTCAAGACCCGTTCCACCAAGGGCAACCTGCAAGTTGATATCTGCAACGTCTGCCATCCCTTCTACACCGGCAAGCAGAAAATCATCGACACTGCCGGACGTGTGGAAAAATTCAACAAGAAGTACAACGTCAAATCGGACAAATAG
- a CDS encoding DUF1385 domain-containing protein → MEPKKEISVGGQAVIEGVMMRGPDSLATALRRKDGTIELYKQPFASKAKKGSFLGLPLVRGFVSLIEMMVLGIKTITLSANRAELDIMAEQADKGKELKKKSKATEQAENLISYVFAFGLAFVLFAWLPYRIADWIGLSKQNFYFNLFAGSIRIVFFVLYIWLISRLKDIHRLFQYHGAEHKNINAYEKETGLDIASIQSNTTIHPRCGTSFIFFVLMVSILLFSIIDTLVSLFILKSQVPLALRLGYHLLLFPLVSGVSYEILKFSGKNLKHPVVKILTVPGMALQHITTQPPDDQMVEIALVAMKAALDMDLQGHNVKVMTD, encoded by the coding sequence ATGGAACCAAAAAAAGAGATCAGCGTGGGAGGGCAGGCCGTAATAGAAGGCGTAATGATGCGCGGGCCGGACTCTCTGGCCACCGCCCTCCGCAGGAAAGACGGCACGATCGAGCTTTACAAACAGCCCTTTGCCAGCAAGGCCAAGAAGGGCAGTTTTCTGGGATTGCCCCTTGTGAGAGGGTTTGTATCCCTTATCGAGATGATGGTACTCGGCATAAAGACCATCACCCTCTCTGCGAACCGTGCTGAATTGGATATCATGGCGGAACAAGCGGACAAAGGCAAGGAACTGAAGAAAAAATCCAAGGCCACCGAACAGGCCGAAAACCTGATTAGCTATGTGTTCGCCTTTGGATTGGCCTTTGTTCTATTTGCCTGGTTGCCTTATCGGATCGCAGACTGGATCGGACTTTCCAAGCAGAATTTCTACTTCAACCTCTTTGCCGGCAGCATCCGTATCGTGTTTTTTGTGCTCTACATCTGGCTGATCAGCCGGTTGAAAGACATCCACAGACTGTTTCAATACCACGGAGCGGAACACAAGAACATAAACGCCTACGAAAAAGAAACTGGACTGGACATAGCATCGATACAGAGTAATACTACGATCCATCCGCGCTGCGGCACCAGTTTCATTTTCTTTGTGCTGATGGTCTCAATCCTCCTCTTTTCCATCATCGATACACTGGTATCGTTGTTCATCCTTAAAAGCCAAGTCCCATTAGCCCTGCGTCTGGGCTATCATCTGTTGCTGTTTCCTCTGGTTTCCGGGGTGAGCTACGAGATTCTCAAGTTCAGCGGTAAAAACCTCAAACATCCCGTGGTGAAAATACTCACCGTTCCCGGAATGGCTCTACAGCACATCACAACGCAGCCTCCGGATGACCAGATGGTGGAAATCGCTCTGGTGGCGATGAAAGCAGCTCTCGATATGGATCTGCAAGGACACAACGTGAAGGTGATGACCGACTGA
- the prfA gene encoding peptide chain release factor 1, whose amino-acid sequence MLPREKLEGLKQELKELQNTLSDSSALADPRRYKELMRRNKELSTICGEWDHYLHLETQIHGAEHLLKTETDPEMADMAHQELENLEVRITESELKLRDLLIPSDPNDSKNAIVEIRAGTGGEEAALFVADLYRMYSYYAEMKGWKHQLLDLNETGLGGYKEIIFMLSGEEVYGLMRFESGVHRVQRIPVTESGGRIHTSAVSVAVLPEAEDIDIEIADSDLRIDVYRSSGHGGQSVNTTDSAVRITHLPTGIVVTCQDEKSQLKNKVKAMKVLRSRLLDAEISRQEQEIARSRKAQVSTGDRSAKIRTYNFPQSRVTDHRINLTSYNLDSFLSGNIDEFIQALRIAWRNEKVNG is encoded by the coding sequence ATGCTGCCCCGAGAAAAGCTGGAGGGTTTGAAACAGGAACTGAAAGAGCTGCAGAACACGTTGTCTGACAGCTCTGCGCTTGCCGACCCTCGCCGTTACAAGGAGCTGATGCGCCGCAACAAGGAACTTTCTACCATCTGTGGTGAATGGGACCACTATCTGCATCTGGAAACCCAGATCCATGGCGCGGAACACTTGCTAAAAACAGAGACCGACCCTGAAATGGCCGACATGGCGCACCAGGAACTTGAGAACCTAGAAGTCAGGATAACGGAAAGCGAACTAAAACTCCGAGATTTGCTAATCCCCAGCGACCCCAACGACAGCAAAAACGCCATCGTCGAGATTCGCGCCGGCACAGGCGGTGAGGAAGCCGCGCTTTTCGTGGCCGACCTTTACCGGATGTATAGCTATTACGCGGAGATGAAAGGCTGGAAACATCAGCTTTTGGACCTCAACGAGACTGGTTTGGGAGGCTACAAGGAAATCATTTTCATGCTCAGCGGTGAGGAAGTCTATGGCCTGATGCGCTTTGAAAGCGGTGTTCACCGCGTGCAGCGCATTCCGGTAACAGAATCAGGAGGTCGCATCCACACTTCAGCTGTGAGCGTGGCTGTGTTGCCTGAAGCTGAAGATATCGACATTGAGATCGCGGACAGCGACCTGCGCATTGATGTTTACCGCAGTTCGGGGCACGGCGGGCAAAGCGTTAACACCACAGACTCAGCAGTACGCATCACCCATCTGCCCACCGGGATCGTTGTCACCTGCCAGGACGAGAAATCCCAGCTCAAGAATAAAGTGAAGGCAATGAAAGTCCTTCGCTCAAGATTACTCGATGCTGAAATCAGCAGGCAGGAACAGGAAATCGCCCGCTCACGCAAGGCCCAAGTCAGCACCGGGGACCGTTCCGCTAAAATCCGCACCTACAATTTCCCCCAATCCCGGGTCACCGACCACAGAATAAACTTGACAAGCTACAATCTTGATTCTTTTTTGTCTGGCAACATTGATGAGTTCATCCAGGCCCTGCGGATCGCCTGGCGCAACGAAAAAGTTAATGGATAA
- a CDS encoding HlyC/CorC family transporter yields the protein MSVSEILLWSLIFLVLLGLAFLFAGFENGIISINMLELEGKARKDKSSAKLLASLRKPDKLLGTSLIGNNVVIILMSTLSTYVASRYITGFDARYTSLVVGTVVLVFGEVVPKSIFRDHADTLVPVVYPFMRFVYFLFKPLVMGISWLNSVLRKWLKITEGNNFNYLTKDDLSYLLSLTEADEADEPQIEMIEDALDFTEQVARNVMVPRTELVAIPETATVAEAIEIAKEEGYTRYPVFGKDLDDIKGVLIIYDALKREFTPDTVVSKLIHKPFFTPENTDLDVLLREMQKNHRSIAIVVDAYGGTSGIVTMEDILEEIFGDIADEYDEAEEIPEVEQVSPNTWLVQADIEIDHLADEYEIILPEGDYETVAGLILDRLARIPHQGQIVNVDAYRIQVLQATDKKIIKVKIHRTSTRGES from the coding sequence TTGTCTGTCTCTGAAATACTTCTCTGGAGCTTGATTTTCTTGGTCCTTCTGGGATTGGCATTCCTTTTTGCCGGGTTTGAAAACGGTATCATCTCAATCAATATGCTCGAACTGGAAGGAAAGGCCAGAAAGGATAAATCCTCGGCCAAGCTGCTCGCCAGCCTGCGCAAACCGGACAAGCTTTTGGGCACCAGCCTGATAGGAAACAACGTCGTGATTATTCTCATGTCCACCCTTTCCACCTATGTGGCAAGCAGATACATCACCGGCTTTGACGCGCGCTACACGTCCCTTGTCGTTGGCACAGTGGTGCTTGTATTTGGTGAAGTTGTCCCCAAATCCATCTTCCGAGATCACGCTGACACTCTCGTACCGGTTGTTTATCCTTTCATGCGTTTCGTTTACTTCCTTTTCAAACCCCTGGTCATGGGTATTTCCTGGCTGAACTCGGTTCTGCGCAAATGGCTGAAGATAACAGAAGGAAATAACTTCAACTATCTCACGAAGGACGATCTCTCCTACCTGCTATCGCTCACGGAGGCTGATGAAGCCGACGAACCGCAGATAGAAATGATCGAAGACGCGCTGGATTTCACTGAACAGGTGGCGCGCAACGTAATGGTCCCGCGCACGGAACTGGTTGCCATCCCTGAAACCGCGACGGTTGCAGAGGCCATAGAGATAGCCAAGGAGGAAGGCTACACACGCTACCCTGTGTTCGGAAAAGATCTTGACGATATCAAGGGCGTGCTGATAATCTATGATGCGCTCAAACGTGAATTCACACCGGACACCGTGGTCAGCAAACTCATCCACAAACCCTTTTTCACTCCGGAAAACACCGATCTGGACGTACTGCTCCGCGAAATGCAGAAAAACCATCGCAGCATTGCCATCGTGGTTGATGCCTACGGCGGCACTTCCGGGATCGTGACCATGGAAGACATTTTGGAAGAGATCTTTGGCGACATCGCGGACGAATATGACGAAGCTGAGGAAATCCCGGAAGTGGAGCAGGTTTCCCCCAACACCTGGCTGGTCCAGGCGGATATCGAAATCGACCATCTGGCCGACGAATACGAAATCATCCTTCCTGAGGGCGATTACGAAACTGTGGCAGGGCTGATCCTGGACAGACTGGCCCGCATCCCACACCAAGGCCAGATCGTGAATGTGGATGCATACCGCATTCAGGTGCTGCAAGCCACAGACAAGAAGATTATCAAAGTTAAAATACACAGAACCAGTACAAGAGGTGAATCATGA
- the ftcD gene encoding glutamate formimidoyltransferase: MKLMECVPNFSEGRDKTVLEAIASAIRSVKNAVLLDVDPGADTNRTVFTLAGEPEAVVEAAFQAIRKASELIDMSKHHGEHPRMGATDVCPFIPISGMTMEECAEYARKLGKRVGEELGIPVYLYENAASKEEWRNLANVRSGEYEALPQKAQDPAWKPDFGPHAFNPRSGATAISAREFLIAYNINLNTRDKKKAHALALTIRERGKPARDEAGKLIRDADGNRVIIPGLFSHCKAVGWYIDSYDRAQISINLTNYKVTPPHLVLEKVRELAAEMGIQITGSELVGLIPKAALLEAGKFYLRRMDESTGIPERMIMETAIQSMGLAELGPFDLDKKVIEYAIARSDSLCSLSLESFADLLSTDSPAPGGGSVAALCLSLSGALSAMVANLTVDKKGYESVQETVRELAPRGQEIKLQALQCIDADTDAFNAMMEAMRLPKKTDEEIAVRNAEMERTTQQAILVPFRTLELAWEAMQLADKVADVGNANAISDAGVAALTALSAAKAADYNILINLPGSTDEAFKADIKTRAGELVSKCQTLADAIETKIRNRF, encoded by the coding sequence ATGAAACTTATGGAATGCGTGCCCAATTTCAGCGAAGGCAGGGACAAAACTGTTCTGGAAGCCATCGCGTCTGCTATTCGCTCTGTTAAGAATGCTGTTTTGCTTGATGTGGATCCCGGCGCTGACACCAACCGAACCGTTTTCACTTTGGCCGGAGAACCAGAAGCCGTTGTGGAAGCCGCTTTTCAAGCCATCAGGAAAGCCTCCGAGCTGATCGATATGAGCAAACACCATGGTGAACATCCCCGCATGGGCGCCACTGACGTTTGCCCCTTCATCCCGATCTCGGGAATGACCATGGAAGAATGTGCCGAATACGCACGCAAACTGGGAAAGAGGGTCGGCGAAGAACTCGGCATCCCGGTATATCTTTACGAAAATGCCGCTTCTAAAGAAGAGTGGCGCAACCTGGCAAATGTGCGCTCCGGCGAATATGAAGCCCTGCCCCAAAAAGCCCAGGACCCTGCTTGGAAGCCGGATTTCGGTCCCCACGCCTTCAATCCCCGTTCCGGCGCCACCGCCATCAGCGCCCGTGAATTCCTGATCGCCTACAACATCAATTTAAACACCCGGGATAAAAAGAAAGCTCACGCCCTGGCGCTCACCATCCGCGAAAGAGGCAAACCAGCCCGTGACGAGGCTGGCAAACTAATCAGGGATGCCGATGGCAACAGAGTAATCATCCCTGGCCTCTTCAGCCACTGCAAAGCCGTGGGCTGGTATATCGACAGCTACGACCGCGCCCAGATCAGCATCAACCTCACCAATTACAAGGTCACACCTCCCCATCTGGTGCTGGAAAAAGTGCGTGAACTGGCCGCGGAGATGGGCATCCAGATAACCGGCAGCGAACTGGTTGGGCTCATCCCCAAAGCCGCGCTGCTCGAGGCTGGAAAGTTCTATCTGCGCCGGATGGATGAAAGCACCGGCATCCCGGAAAGGATGATCATGGAAACCGCGATCCAGTCGATGGGCCTGGCGGAACTGGGACCTTTCGACCTGGACAAGAAAGTGATCGAATACGCCATCGCAAGGTCCGACAGCCTTTGCTCCCTGAGCCTGGAAAGCTTTGCCGATCTGCTTTCCACTGATTCCCCCGCCCCCGGTGGCGGCAGCGTTGCCGCGCTCTGCCTTTCCCTTTCCGGAGCGCTGTCTGCTATGGTGGCAAACCTCACCGTGGATAAAAAAGGCTATGAATCAGTTCAGGAAACTGTGCGCGAACTGGCTCCCCGCGGCCAGGAGATAAAACTTCAGGCCCTGCAATGCATTGATGCCGACACAGATGCCTTCAACGCCATGATGGAAGCCATGCGCCTGCCCAAAAAGACCGATGAGGAAATTGCCGTCCGCAACGCCGAGATGGAACGGACCACCCAACAGGCGATCCTGGTTCCCTTCCGGACTCTTGAACTGGCTTGGGAAGCCATGCAACTGGCTGACAAGGTGGCCGACGTAGGAAACGCCAACGCCATTTCAGACGCTGGCGTGGCAGCCCTGACTGCGCTCAGCGCCGCCAAAGCAGCGGACTACAACATCCTGATCAACCTGCCCGGTAGCACTGATGAAGCTTTCAAGGCCGACATCAAAACCCGCGCCGGAGAACTGGTGAGCAAGTGCCAGACATTGGCCGATGCCATCGAAACCAAAATCAGGAACCGGTTCTGA
- a CDS encoding T9SS type A sorting domain-containing protein yields the protein MKHWQLLLILFALALPLAAQVNGNLQYIGDKAILQVWGDHYQRGYAQGYLLAQPTLDVFDEFFYMMFVFSDPARYAYLWNYYQEHFNTDACMLQEAQGLVAGIAASGASLYHSGLQRDITHDDILLANAFLDLQQLRNDLGGPDIDLGCASLSSWGISTQQDSLLTGSSVITRWLDWTLFECLIDNPLLVVHHPSEPDEQKWLSFTFPGWLGAASAISESGTWASLNVGNDHSVVNQSGLDPIFFDIRRGLERTDLNGDGVSNIMDVAAAIQAGNNLTGTIIHSLSESAGQTISVVIENNNTGTALRYYDDPSSNLPGQNLAATNHFRLFTFPTCCTRYANIADSLNVNHNITAKRQWSLLSGAAGQETTLTALQYTPSTGSILWAGAAVSLPANQNPAIHLSASDLFSFSTPVTDELLPSPQFDFSFAPNPLSAAQTLRLSGSQPLKSLALYNLRGQKILDLSFSGNKSDAEISLPALPAGVYLTWVQGVSGSSAQSKLLVLP from the coding sequence ATGAAACACTGGCAATTGCTGCTGATCCTCTTCGCTTTGGCTCTGCCGCTGGCCGCTCAGGTGAACGGAAACCTGCAATACATCGGAGACAAAGCCATTCTGCAAGTATGGGGCGACCATTACCAGCGCGGCTATGCCCAGGGCTATTTGCTTGCCCAGCCCACACTTGACGTATTCGATGAATTCTTTTACATGATGTTCGTTTTTTCAGACCCCGCCCGCTATGCCTATCTCTGGAACTACTATCAGGAACATTTCAACACCGATGCGTGCATGCTGCAGGAAGCCCAGGGACTGGTTGCGGGGATAGCTGCTTCAGGCGCAAGCCTTTACCACAGCGGCCTGCAGCGCGACATCACCCACGACGACATACTTTTGGCAAACGCTTTTTTGGACCTCCAACAACTCCGCAACGACCTTGGCGGCCCGGATATTGATCTCGGCTGCGCGTCTCTCTCGAGTTGGGGAATCTCCACCCAGCAGGATTCGCTGCTGACCGGCTCTTCAGTGATCACGCGCTGGCTCGATTGGACCCTGTTTGAATGCCTGATCGACAATCCCCTCCTGGTGGTGCACCATCCCAGCGAACCGGATGAGCAAAAATGGCTCTCCTTCACCTTCCCAGGTTGGCTGGGAGCAGCTTCTGCCATCTCCGAATCCGGCACCTGGGCTTCCCTGAATGTGGGCAATGACCACTCTGTGGTTAACCAGAGCGGGCTCGATCCCATCTTTTTCGACATCCGCAGAGGCTTGGAAAGAACCGACCTGAACGGAGACGGAGTTTCGAACATCATGGACGTGGCCGCCGCCATCCAGGCAGGCAACAACCTCACCGGCACCATCATCCACAGCCTCAGCGAAAGCGCAGGGCAGACAATTTCTGTAGTGATCGAAAACAACAACACCGGCACGGCTCTGCGATATTACGACGATCCAAGCAGCAACCTTCCGGGACAAAACCTTGCCGCCACCAACCATTTCCGCCTGTTTACCTTCCCGACCTGTTGCACCCGCTACGCCAATATCGCCGATTCCCTGAACGTGAACCACAACATCACAGCTAAGCGCCAATGGTCTTTGTTGTCAGGTGCTGCGGGACAGGAAACGACACTCACCGCGCTTCAGTACACCCCCTCCACCGGCAGCATTTTGTGGGCCGGCGCCGCGGTTTCCCTTCCTGCCAACCAGAATCCCGCCATCCATCTTTCCGCGTCAGACCTGTTCAGCTTTTCCACCCCTGTGACGGATGAACTTCTGCCCAGTCCCCAGTTCGATTTTTCCTTTGCTCCTAATCCTCTGTCAGCGGCCCAAACGCTCAGGCTGAGCGGCTCCCAACCTCTCAAGTCCCTTGCCCTTTACAACCTCCGCGGCCAGAAAATCCTGGACCTAAGCTTTTCCGGGAACAAATCCGATGCTGAGATTTCCCTTCCCGCTCTGCCCGCGGGTGTGTATCTGACCTGGGTTCAAGGCGTTTCGGGCTCCAGCGCCCAGAGCAAACTGCTGGTCTTGCCCTGA
- a CDS encoding IS5 family transposase (programmed frameshift) → MSQSWHRHDITDHIWELLEPHLPGREGAWGGVAQDNRRFINAVLWILRTGAPWRDLPSDYGDWKNTHRRFCRWRDKGIWENLLEVFIDEPDLEWLIIDASHVKVHQHGTGAIGGNQDMGRTKGGFNTKIHVAVDAHGNPIRVLVTEGTRADCKEAENLIESFEAVCLIADKGYNTSVILAMAVERNMKVVIPPKKNHLVQWGYDKYLYKMRHLVENAFLRIKEWRGIATHYAKNTASYLATVKIRCLFLWPTIS, encoded by the exons ATGTCGCAAAGCTGGCATAGACATGATATTACCGATCACATTTGGGAACTACTTGAACCTCATCTCCCAGGCAGAGAGGGAGCTTGGGGTGGAGTAGCTCAAGACAATCGTCGCTTTATCAATGCAGTATTATGGATTCTGCGTACTGGAGCACCATGGCGTGATCTGCCATCAGATTATGGCGATTGGAAGAACACGCACCGCCGTTTTTGCCGTTGGCGCGATAAAGGCATATGGGAGAACCTTCTTGAGGTTTTCATCGATGAGCCTGACCTTGAATGGCTTATAATCGATGCAAGCCATGTTAAAGTCCATCAGCATGGCACTGGAGCGATAGGTGGTAACCAGGATATGGGGCGCACAAAAGGGGGCT TCAACACAAAAATACATGTGGCCGTGGATGCGCATGGCAATCCGATCCGAGTACTTGTTACAGAGGGTACCAGAGCGGATTGTAAGGAAGCTGAGAACCTTATAGAATCATTTGAAGCGGTTTGCTTGATTGCAGACAAAGGGTATAACACCTCTGTTATCCTTGCTATGGCTGTTGAGCGTAATATGAAAGTAGTTATCCCACCAAAGAAAAACCATCTGGTGCAATGGGGATATGATAAGTATCTGTATAAAATGAGACATCTTGTGGAGAATGCCTTTTTGCGGATCAAAGAATGGAGAGGAATAGCAACTCACTATGCGAAAAATACCGCATCATACCTCGCTACTGTTAAAATTCGGTGTTTATTCTTATGGCCGACAATCTCGTGA